A genomic segment from Phragmites australis chromosome 6, lpPhrAust1.1, whole genome shotgun sequence encodes:
- the LOC133921796 gene encoding protein PIN-LIKES 2-like has translation MLWSMDPQVTVHGDWVSAVAPLMKLLCLTVIGLLLANPRVQIVPRATFKLLSKLVFALFLPCLIFVHLGKSVAIDSVLHWWFIPVNVLISTAIGCFLGYIVALICRPPPHLFRFTVIMTGFGNTGNLPIAIIGSVCHTSDHPFGPGCDTKGIAYVSFAQWVAVILVYTLVYHMMEPPMQFYDIVGEGNEIQEEPEQISNFSRPLLHEAEWPGMVDKETEHSKTPFIARVFMSISGSSQNTFPDIDFTEEGTSGAGPSSPKSLRCLAEPKVVRRMRVVAEKTPVQHVLQPPTIASLLAIIIGMVPIFKGFVFGADAPLSFFTDSLEILAAAVVPSVMLILGGMLAEGPKDNALGMRTIIGIIVARLLVLPCIGIGVVTLADRLNLLVEQDHMYRFVLSLQYSTPSAILLGAIASLRGYGVKEASALLFWQHICAVFSLSIYLIVYFKLMSFI, from the coding sequence ATGCTTTGGTCCATGGACCCGCAGGTGACCGTCCATGGCGACTGGGTGTCGGCCGTGGCGCCGCTGATGAAGCTGCTGTGCCTGACGGTCATCGGCCTGCTCCTCGCCAACCCGAGGGTCCAGATCGTACCCAGGGCCACCTTCAAGCTCCTGAGCAAGCTCGTCTTCGCGCTCTTCCTCCCCTGCCTGATCTTCGTCCACCTCGGCAAGTCGGTCGCCATAGACAGCGTCCTGCACTGGTGGTTCATCCCTGTCAACGTGCTCATCAGCACCGCCATCGGGTGCTTTCTTGGGTACATAGTGGCGCTGAtctgccgcccgccgccgcacTTGTTCCGGTTCACGGTGATCATGACCGGGTTCGGCAACACCGGGAACCTCCCCATTGCAATCATCGGGTCGGTCTGCCATACTTCGGATCATCCCTTTGGACCTGGATGCGACACCAAGGGTATCGCTTATGTCTCGTTCGCGCAGTGGGTTGCTGTTATTCTTGTCTACACTTTGGTCTACCACATGATGGAGCCACCGATGCAGTTTTATGACATTGTTGGGGAGGGGAATGAGATACAGGAAGAGCCTGAACAGATCAGCAACTTCAGTAGGCCTCTGCTTCATGAAGCGGAATGGCCAGGGATGGTCGATAAAGAAACTGAGCACTCAAAGACGCCATTCATTGCGAGAGTTTTCATGAGCATTTCAGGTTCCTCACAGAATACATTTCCTGATATTGATTTTACTGAAGAGGGAACATCCGGTGCTGGTCCTAGCAGTCCTAAGTCACTTAGATGTTTGGCAGAGCCAAAAGTGGTTAGGAGGATGAGGGTTGTAGCTGAAAAAACTCCAGTTCAGCACGTCCTTCAGCCTCCGACCATTGCCTCTTTACTTGCCATTATCATTGGCATGGTTCCTATCTTCAAAGGTTTCGTCTTTGGGGCTGATGCACCACTCTCATTCTTCACTGATAGTTTGGAAATCCTAGCTGCTGCTGTGGTTCCCTCGGTGATGTTAATTCTAGGAGGCATGCTTGCGGAAGGCCCAAAGGATAATGCCTTGGGTATGAGGACTATCATTGGTATAATTGTGGCAAGGCTACTGGTGCTCCCATGCATTGGCATTGGTGTTGTGACGCTAGCAGACAGGCTGAATCTACTTGTCGAGCAAGACCATATGTACCGCTTTGTGCTTTCACTCCAGTACTCCACGCCAAGCGCTATCCTGCTTGGAGCAATTGCCAGTCTGAGAGGCTATGGCGTTAAGGAAGCATCGGCCCTTCTATTCTGGCAGCATATTTGTGCCGTGTTCTCTCTTTCCATCTACCTGATTGTATATTTCAAGTTGATGTCTTTTATTTGA